The following proteins are encoded in a genomic region of Asterias amurensis chromosome 5, ASM3211899v1:
- the LOC139937140 gene encoding uncharacterized protein, with translation MAESAVGRKGDESPTTHLDCTLEDSAMSTSGYAQVVFHNVQERYTPGSHIECTYTLTPAIQPATRDWVGIFKVGWSSTRQYKAFDWAPYPTDWVEGREYDQTVRFSSYYLPKEEDGEFYQFCFIDSAGKMRGASTPFQFLDRSSEDFVEVEDASMGLLMIQSKSSAYEEQLKKIIKEKDELLETQSELQSHRQGLESKIVNLEQLLKESRESDQKASKENQELKEQHQILLREKTTLEGRIEEVLNALSSLEQDKTRCEKALEVTKIKLQEAQNQTAKVSQQKDQLVKDLSQVLHERDEFKSQFASSENSNKELRNEVSSLLHQLSQTSQVTLDVKEQEAQIRNEKRKVEQLLLVATADKDHMHSIGEKLRNREDQYAACEASRRLLCTEVDTMKAVHHKLSNDLQRAETEKDALKGLMRRKEKEFKDHEKQLRGQFHLQSHQAREREVMILEQVGTLKGSIKLLAEEKEQALRSNKGPMEASQVVMKELKEKLKRTQSKLEEETKKRTELQKKLSTSEAIFAQEKNDLTRDINDMRQRLQMGAEEYKKKYLECLQLEGKLNKKKTQRSRAASKEEVGWIWNEDAKENEPVIQEVLLQASPTPAEKSFDNAEIQQQITVLAQELEERGLKVKKYKELFQAEKQKRQQQDQLFQKERATFEMQLDAANSCAQELDEKEEDIKLLQDKISKLHTDYMKMKHTHEVYKFDVLQKSSQSSPPSTPTGMSPIHSPKMAVCHGPPNGQLMFRNPYVDPKQGYQNPYNSPEDATKHYGNPYKGKEEITAQPSAPPSPPGLTEMPAVPTLAPKNPPEKKLKSKAPLPEPLKPDVLPEGKIAAIKTVAKHHQTAKLLDLALSAGYTESAEEEREEGPTEFHDACEELPLSEGGLKIMKCPECEIEFPPSFPEADFVAHIQQHFARLCPMCNMLMPCKTPDEEYERHVQTHFGDD, from the exons atggCTGAGTCAGCTGTGGGGAGGAAGGGGGATGAAAGTCCTACCACTCACCTAGACTGTACCTTGGAAGATTCAGCGATGTCCACCTCAGGCTATGCCCAGGTGGTCTTTCATAACGTACAGGAGAGATATACTCCAG GTTCACACATTGAATGTACCTACACTTTGACTCCAGCCATTCAGCCAGCAACCAGAGACTGGGTGGGTATCTTCAAGGTAGGATGGAGCTCCACTCGCCAGTACAAGGCGTTTGACTGGGCACCTTACCCCACTGACTGGGTAGAAGGGAGAGAGTATGACCAGACAGTCAGGTTTAGTT CATACTACCTACCCAAAGAAGAGGACGGTGAGTTTTACCAATTCTGCTTCATTGACTCCGCTGGTAAGATGCGAGGAGCAAGCACACCTTTCCAGTTTCTTGACCGATCCTCTGAAGACTTTGTGGAGGTTGAAGATGCATCCATGGGTCTCTTAATGATACAGTCTAAGAGCTCTGCTTATGAGGAGCAGCTCAAGAAGATTATAAAG GAGAAGGATGAGCTTCTTGAGACTCAGTCTGAGTTACAATCTCACCGTCAGGGTCTTGAGAGTAAGATCGTGAATTTGGAGCAACTCCTTAAAGAGAGCCGGGAGAGTGACCAGAAAGCCAGCAAGgaaaaccaa gaGCTGAAAGAGCAGCATCAGATTCTTCTTCGTGAGAAGACAACTCTTGAAGGTCGCATAGAAGAGGTTCTAAACGCCCTGAGCAGCCTTGAGCAGGACAAGACACGCTGTGAGAAGGCCTTGGAGGTTACCAAGATAAAGCTTCAAGAAGCTCAGAATCAGACAGCCAAGGTGTCCCAACAGAAGGACCAGCTTGTTAAAGATCTCAGTCAGGTCCTACATGAAAGGGATGAGTTCAAG AGCCAGTTTGCCTCCTCTGAGAATTCCAATAAGGAATTGCGTAATGAGGTCTCTAGCCTGCTACACCAGCTGTCACAAACCAGCCAGGTCACACTAGATGTCAAGGAACAAGAAGCACAGATTAGGAATGAAAAAAGAAAGGTGGAACAGCTGCTACTGGTTGCTACGGCAGATAAG GATCACATGCACAGCATTGGGGAGAAGTTGCGAAACAGAGAGGATCAATATGCTGCATGTGAAGCTAGTAGACGCCTGCTGTGTACGGAGGTAGACACCATGAAAGCTGTCCATCACAAACTCTCTAATGATCTGCAG CGAGCAGAGACAGAGAAGGATGCCCTGAAGGGTCTAATGAGACGTAAGGAGAAGGAGTTTAAGGATCATGAGAAGCAGTTGAGGGGTCAGTTCCATCTTCAATCTCACCAggctagagagagagaggtgATGATATTAGAGCAGGTTGGAACACTCAAGGGTAGCATCAAACTACTGGCTGAG gAGAAGGAACAGGCTCTGAGATCCAATAAGGGTCCTATGGAGGCCTCCCAGGTTGTCATGAAAGAGCTCAAGGAGAAACTTAAACGAACGCAGTCTAAGCTTGAGGAGGAGACTAAGAAACGAACTGAACTACAGAAGAAACTG AGCACCAGTGAAGCCATCTTTGCCCAGGAGAAGAATGACTTGACTCGAGACATTAATGATATGAGACAACGTCTACAGATGGGAGCTGAGGAGTACAAGAAGAAGTATCTGGAATGTCTGCAGTTAGAAGGAAAGCTCAATAAGAAGAAGACTCAGCGGAGTAGGGCTGCATCCAAGGAAGAAGTTGGATGGATCTGGAATGAAGATGCCAAAG AAAATGAGCCGGTGATTCAGGAAGTACTGCTGCAGGCTTCCCCAACCCCAGCAGAGAAATCATTTGACAATGCTGAAATTCAGCAGCAGATAACAGTGCTGGCTCAAGAGCTAGAGGAACGTGGCTTGAAAGTCAAGAAGTATAAAGAGTTATTCCAG GCAGAGAAACAGAAGAGACAGCAGCAGGATCAATTATTCCAGAAGGAGAGAGCTACATTTGAGATGCAGCTTGACGCAGCTAACAGCTGTGCCCAAGAACTGGATGAAAAAGAG GAAGACATCAAGCTACTGCAGGACAAAATTTCTAAACTTCACACTGACTACATGAAGATGAAGCACACTCATGAGGTATACAAGTTTGATGTACTCCAGAAGTCTTCACAGAGTTCACCTCCCAGCACCCCTACTGGAATGAGCCCCATCCACTCCCCCAAAATGGCCGTCTGTCATGGACCACCAAATGGGCAGTTGATGTTCAGAAACCCCTACGTTGATCCAAAGCAGGGGTATCAAAACCCTTACAATAGTCCGGAAGACGCAACTAAACACTATGGCAACCCATACAAAGGCAAGGAAGAAATAACAGCACAGCCCTCAGCTCCCCCATCACCACCAGGTCTGACTGAGATGCCAGCCGTCCCTACCTTGGCTCCTAAGAACCCACcagaaaaaaagttgaaatCCAAAGCCCCTCTCCCAGAACCACTTAAGCCAGATGTCTTACCAGAAGGAAAGATCGCAGCCATTAAGACTGTAGCTAAACATCATCAGACTGCGAAGCTGCTGGATCTAGCTCTGTCTGCGGGTTATACAGAGAGTGCTGAAGAAGAAAG GGAAGAGGGTCCAACCGAGTTCCATGATGCGTGTGAGGAATTACCGTTGAGCGAGGGCGGTTTGAAGATCATGAAGTGTCCAGAGTGTGAGATAGAGTTCCCACCATCGTTCCCGGAGGCTGATTTTGTTGCCCATATCCAGCAGCATTTTGCTCGTCTATGTCCAATGTGTAACATGTTAATGCCATGTAAGACGCCAGACGAGGAGTATGAACGTCATGTGCAAACACACTTTGGGGATGACTAA
- the LOC139937142 gene encoding uncharacterized protein yields the protein MPQKVVADSGNSLSVKVDEQDLKTRVKRHKNKESEQKDTEQQIEFICKICDKVFKRKDRLFVHERLHSGDQPYICKQCGKGFRSQDSVRCHLAVHSDEKAFSCDKCIKTFKTSHQMRKHQRLSKIAMSKNEPNDHKPVKCKLCTFQITSKLERKKHMRFHKKKNNPYLCSKCKKCFNSLKLLGDHYKASCKGTKKKVIKKREVKNKKLQNPEGPLAPFACHRCSKRFKTISNLGLHFISHSESDHFNCSSCKADFQSVIEYQEHQCIQQQSVRIKPKLVVKFQTCVLDPGLADGDEEQESREESARETEASIEHLTGFIQGGETTTEQVADNVQNVSQAQSGEMQMAGQ from the coding sequence ATGCCCCAAAAAGTAGTTGCTGATAGCGGAAATTCATTAAGTGTGAAAGTCGATGAACAGGATTTGAAGACACGTGTGAAACGACACAAAAACAAAGAGTCTGAGCAAAAAGACACCGAGCAACAAATTGAATTTATCTGCAAGATCTGCGACAAGGTCTTCAAGCGTAAGGATCGACTGTTTGTTCATGAACGACTCCACTCTGGTGACCAACCTTATATTTGCAAACAGTGTGGCAAAGGTTTCCGTAGTCAAGATAGTGTCAGGTGCCATCTAGCAGTGCATTCTGATGAGAAAGCGTTCAGTTGTGACAAGTGCATCAAAACTTTCAAAACCTCACACCAGATGAGAAAGCATCAACGCCTATCCAAAATCGCCATGTCAAAGAACGAGCCAAATGAtcataaacctgtgaaatgcAAGCTCTGCACCTTCCAGATAACGTCCAAGCTAGAGCGGAAGAAGCACATGCGCTTCCACAAGAAGAAGAACAACCCTTATTTGTGTAGTAAATGTAAGAAATGCTTCAATAGTTTGAAGCTGCTTGGCGACCATTACAAGGCATCTTGTAAAGGAACCAAGAAAAAAGTCATCAAGAAGAGGGAGGTAAAAAACAAGAAGCTTCAGAATCCAGAGGGTCCTTTAGCACCGTTTGCTTGTCATAGGTGCAGCAAAAGGTTCAAAACAATCTCAAATCTAGGTTTGCACTTCATTAGCCACTCAGAGTCTGACCACTTCAATTGCTCTTCATGTAAAGCTGACTTTCAGTCTGTTATAGAATACCAAGAACATCAGTGTATTCAGCAACAGTCCGTACGCATTAAACCAAAGCTTGTTGTGAAATTTCAAACCTGTGTCCTCGATCCAGGATTGGCTGATGGTGATGAGGAGCAAGAGAGTAGAGAAGAAAGTGCTAGAGAGACAGAAGCTTCCATCGAACACTTAACTGGATTCATTCAGGGAGGAGAAACTACTACTGAACAAGTTGCAGATAATGTGCAAAATGTCTCCCAAGCACAGAGTGGTGAAATGCAAATGGCAGGGCAGTAA